Genomic DNA from Streptomyces sp. NBC_01571:
GGAAGCGGGGTCCTCGCCAGGACCGCCCGGAGGAACCGCACCGGCCCGGGGCCCTGCCGGCCGGCGACGGCCTCGCGACCCGGTACCGCCTCGCGACCCGGTACGGCGTCGCCACTCGGTATCGCCTCGCGCTGCCGTGCGGTCTCGCGTCTCCGTACGGCCTTCCGTGCCCGGACGGCTCTCGGGCCGTTCATGAGGAACCGAAGCGGTATCCGAAGCCACGTACGGTCTGGACGTACCGGGGATCGCCGCCCAGCTCACCGAGTTTGCCGCGCAGTCGCTTCACGCAGGCGTCCACCAGCCGTATGTCGCCGTGGTAGCTGTGCTCCCAGACCGCTTCCAGCAGCTGCTGGCGGCTGAACACCTGGCCGGGCGAGGCCGACAGGGTGAGCAGCAGCCGAAGTTCCGAGGGAGCGAGCGGAACGCGTTCACCGCGGTGTGTCACGAGGAGTCCGGCGCGGTCGATGACCAGCTCGCCGTGCGCCTCCGCCCGGGGGCGGACGGCGTCGGACACCGACGCGTCCTGCCTGCGCAGTACGGCCCGTATCCGCGCGTCCAGCACCCGGGCCTGCACGGGCTTGACCACATAGTCGTCCGCGCCGGCCTCCAGTCCCACGACCACGTCGATGTCGTCCCCCTTGGCGGTCACCATGATGATCGGCACCTGGTCGCGGTCCCTTATCCGGCGGCACACGTCGAGGCCGGAGATGCCGGGCAGCATGAGGTCGAGGACGACGACGTCCGGGTGGAAGGGGCGGAGCTGTTCCAGACCCTCTTCACCCGTTCCGGCGGCGAAGACGTCGTGCCCCTGATGTCGGAGCGCCAACTGGACGGCCTTACGGACATCTGGGTCGTCTTCGACAAGTAGGACTCGTGGCACTTCGACAGTATGCACGGAACGTGTTCGGCGGCTGTTCGAGAGGACGGGTGCTGCCGGGAGCTGTTACAGAAGGGTCACAAGGGGTGGGGTGTGCCGGTGGTCTCCGGTCCGCGTGCTGCTGGGCAGGCAATTCTGTTGAGGGAAACCACTCGTTATCTCTTCGTTATGAGCCGAACCAATGGTCATCATCTGGCCTGACCAGTCTCGGCTGCCATGCATTCGGCACGAGAGCTGGAATCCGCACCACCCACCGACATCGACGCGGCCCCCCGGCGCGGCGGCCGGCAGAACCGGTCCTCCCACCGCCGGGGCCGTCCGCACCGTCGGGGCCTGAGCTGTCTGGTCGGCGTTCTGCTGGCCGCCGGCCTGCTCGGCTCCGCGACGTTCCTGCTCGACAGCGGACGAAGCGACGCGTCGAGCGACGCGTCGAGCGGTACGCCGCGTCCACGGAGCACGGTGCGCGTCACGCCCACGCCCACCCCGACCCCGTCCCTGAGCCCGACACCGAGCCCGACGCCGACCTCCACGCAGATCGACGTCCCCTCGACGGGCACCGGCACGTTCGTCGCCGCGCACGCCACCGGCGCGAAGGTCGGCCACGGCACGCGTCCGCTGCGCTATGTGGTGGAGGTCGAGGGCGGGATCGGCATCTCGCCGACCCGAGCGGCGAACGAGATCGCCGGCATCCTCGCCGCTCCCCGTGGCTGGACCCGCAACGAGGGCTTCGCGTTCCAGTTGGTGAGCGCCGGGGAGTCCTACGACCTCAAGGTGAGGATCGCGACACCGGGCACGGCGGACGCCCTGTGCTGGGCGGGCATCCACCAGGACACCGGCGGCGAGTACAACTGCGAGATTCCCGGCGGGGTGGTGGTGAACCTCAGGCGCTGGGTCAGGGGGTCGCCCACGTTCGACGGTCCGATCCACGACTACCGGGCGCTGATCGTCAACCACGAGATGGGGCACTTCCTGGGCTACTCGCACATGACCTGCGCGGGTCCCGGGCAACCGGCCCCCGTCATGATGCAGCAGATCAAGGGCCTGCACGGATGCGTCGCCAACGCCTGGCCCTACGACAGGAAGGGGCGCTTCGTCTCCGGGCCGCACGTGCTGTGAACGTCACCCGAGCCCTTCACCTCGTGGCGTGACGACCGTGGACGGTGGGTCCTGCTCCTGGCCGGTCGTGGCGGACCAGGTGGCGAGCAGCTTCAGGCCGTCCGCGGCGGGGGTTCCGGGCGGCGAGCTGTAGACGACGACGCTCAGGCCGCTCTCGTCCGGGAGGCTCAGGGTCTCCTGGTCGAGTTCCAGGTCGCCGACGAGCGGATGGTTGAGGCGCTTCGTGCTGTCGCGGAAGACATGCACGTCGTGGGATCCCCACAGCACGCGGAAGGTGTCGCTGCGGGTGGACAGTTCACCGATCAGGTTCGTCAGTTCCCGGTCGTAGGGTTTCCTTCCCGCCTCCACACGCAGCGCGCCGACGGCGAAGCGGGCCATGCGCTCCCAGTCGGTGTAGAACCGCCTGGCCGCGGGGTTGAGGAACGCGAACCGGGCGACGTTCCCGCCACAGGCCGGGTCGGCGTACATCTCCGAGTACAGGGCCCGGCCGAGCGGGTTGGCGGCCAGTGTGTCGAGGCGGTCGTTCATCACGTACGCCGGCAGCTCCGGCATTCCCTCGACCATCCGCGCCACGCTCGGCCGCACCGTTGGCCGGGCCGTCCGCTGCCGTGCCCGAGCCCCGGACACCGGACCGGCGGCGCGGGCGAGGTCGTACAGGTACATGCGCTCGGTGTCGTCGAGCCGCAGGGCGTGGGCGATGGCGTCCAGTACGCCGTCGGAGACACCTCTGAGGTTGCCGCGCTCCAGGCGCGTGTAGTACTCGACGCTCACCCCGGCGAGCGCGGCGATCTCGCCCCTGCGCAGTCCGGGCACCCGCCGCTGTCCGTATGTCGGCAGACCCGCCTGCTCCGGGGTGATCCTGTCGCGACGGGAGCGGAGGAATGCGCTGACTGCGTCCCGGTTGTCCATGAGGACAGGGTAGGCAGGCCGCCCGACGCGTGGGGGTCCCTGCCGGTACCCCTCACGGCAAGGACTCCCCCCGCACGGCCGTCTCCCGTTGCATGGTCAGTGCCCCGATCCGATCGGGGCAGGACCGGTCGAGGACGTACGGGCCCCGGCCGGACGATCCCTCCGGCACCGGGTTCCGGATGAGGGCTCGAGTACCGAACAGGACTGAAGGGGAAGACAGATGAGCAACCAGAGCGGGACGGTCCCGGAGAGCCGCGCGGATGTCGTGCGCGGACTGTACGACGCGCTGAGCAAGGGCGACGTGCCGGGTGTCCTGGCCAAACTCGATCCCGAGGTGATCGTCGACGAGCCGATCCAGCTGCCCTACGGCGGCGTGCACCGGGGCCGGGAGGCGTTCGTGCGGTCGGTCCTGGGCGCGATGGCGGCCCACGCCGACATCGCCATCACCGCCGCCGAGGTGTTCGAGGGGCCGACCGGTGTGGTCGGAACCCTCACCGGAACGCTCACGGCCCACACCACCGGTGAGGAGTTCCCGTTGACCATGGTCGAGATCCACCAGGTCGAGAACGGCACGGTGCGCCGGATCGACGTCTACACCAAGAACCCGCACGAGCTCGCCGCGTTCTACGCACGCGCCGAGGCGGGCACCGGCTGACGGCGGCGACGAGGCCGCGAGCCCGGCCGAGTTGTTCCACGCGGCGCGAACGCCCCGGCTCCCGCCCAGGCCGTCGTTCCGAAGACCCCCGGCCGGCAACAGCGATGCGGCGGACGGCCGTTCCCTGAAGAGGCGGCGACGGGTCGAGGAAGGCGTAGGTGCCGTCCTCGACGAACCGACAGTCGTGCGCACGGGCGAGGGCGACGAGGTGGTCACGCCGTTCCTGGTCGAGGACCCAGCCGAGCGGGTTGTGCAGCGCGGGAATCGCGTGGATCGCGCGGACGGGTCGCGTACGGCACAGACGGTCGAGCGCGGCGAGGTCGGGCCAGGTCGCCGTGACCGGGATCGGTGCCAGACCGAGCCCGTGGGCCGCGGCGAGCAGCTTGACGCCGGGGTGGCTGAGCGCGTCGACCGCGAGGACGTCACCGGGCCTGGTGAGAGAACGCAGCACGCAGTCGATGGCGACGGGGACACGCGCTGACCCGGCGGATCGAGGAGCTTCCCAAGCCCGTGATCGTCGCCGTCAACGGGCTCGCGTACGGGGGCGGTTGTGAGATCACGGAGGCGGCCCCGCCGGTGATCGCCGCGGAGCACGCCACGTTCGCCAAATCCGAGATCTCCCTCGGTTTCCCGCCGCCGTTCGGCGGCTCGCAACGGCTGCCGCGGCACATCGGGCGCAAGCGTGCCCTTGAGATGATCCTGACCGGCGATCCCGTTTCCGCCACGTGGGCAGAGCGGACCGGGCTCGTCAACGCCGTTGTCCCGGCCGGTGAACTCCTTGTCACCGCGAGGAACTTGGCCCGGCGGATCACCCGGCACGCACCGACGGCCGTGGCGGCATGCCTGCGCGCGGTCACCCGCGGCGTCAACCTGCCCATCGACGAAGGGCTCGCTCTCGAGGCGGTGTGCTTCGCGGCCACCGTGCCCAGCGAGGGCGTACGGACCGGGCTGCGGCGGTTCCCCGACCCCACGGCCGACGTCCGCTGGCTTCGACGCGAGGTCCGCTGTTCGTCGGAGCCAGCGGACGTCAGGGTCCGCACGAGCACCCGCCCGGCGCCCGGGGCCGGCGACCGCGTCCGGCGGCCACGAGAGGGGGACGCTCCCTCAGGAGGCCGCCGGGTTCCCTGCTACGCCGCGTTGCGCCCCCGTTCCCCGTACTGGCGGATGATGTCCGCGTACCGGTGTCCGCTGCCCTTCACCGTGCGCTTCTGCGTCTTGTAGTCGACGTGCACGAGTCCGAACCGCTTGTCGTAGCCGTAGGCCCACTCGAAGTTGTCGAGGAGCGACCAGGCGAAGTAGCCCGCGAGGGGGACACCCTTGCGGGCCGCCGACGCGCAGGCGGCGAGGTGGCGCTCCAGGTAGTCCGTGCGTTCCGGGTCGTCGACGGTTCCGTCGGGACGGACGACGTCGGGGTAGGCGGAACCGTTCTCCGTGACGTACAGCTTTCGGGCGCCGTAGTCGTCCGTCAGACGGTGCAGGAGGCGCTCGATGCCGGAGGCCTCGACCTCCCAGTCCATGGCGGTGCGGGGCACTCCGGGACGGCGGAGCGTGCGGACCCGGGGAATCGGTCCGGTGGGGTCGTCGGCGACGCTGGACGGGAAGTAGTAGTTGAGGCCCAGCCAGTCCAGCGGCGCGGCGATCGTCTCCAGGTCACCCGGCTGCTCGGGGAGTTCGACCCCGTACAGCTCGCGCATGTCCGCCGGGAAGCCACGGCCGTGCACCGGGTCGAGCCACCAGCGGTTGGTGTGCCCGTCGAGGCGGTGGGCCGCCGCGACGTCCTCGGGCCGGTCGGTGGCGGCCTCCACGCTGGCCAGGTTGTTCACGATGCCGACCTGGGCGTCCGGGACCGCCGCGCGGATGGCCTGGGTGGCCAGCCCGTGCCCGAGCAGGAGATGGTACGAGGCGGGGACCGCGGCCGTGATGTCCGCCAGGCCGGGGGCCATCCGCCCTTCCAGGTGACCGATCCAGGCCGAGCACAGCGGCTCGTTGAGGGTGGTCCAGTGCTTGACGCGGTCACCGAGGCGCTCCGCGACGACCGCCGCGTACGAGGCGAAGTGCAGCGCCGTCTCGCGGGCCGGCCAGCCACCGCGGTCCTGGAGCACCTGGGGCAGGTCCCAGTGGTAGAGGGTGACCGACGGGGTGATGCCCGCCTCGAGCAGGCCGTCGATCAGGGAGTCGTAGAAGTCGAGGCCCTTCGTGTTGACCTGGCCGTCACCGCCCGGCACGACGCGCGGCCACGCGACGGACAACCGATAGGCGTTGGTGCCGAGTTGGCGCATCAGAGCGATGTCCTCGCGCCAGCGGTGGTAGTGGTCGCAGGCGAGGTCCCCGTCGTCGCCGTTGTCGATCTTGCCGGGGGTGTGCGAGAAGGTGTCCCAGATGGAGGGGGAGCGGCCGTCCTCGGTGACGGCGCCCTCGATCTGGTAGGCCGACGTGGCCGTGCCCCACAGGAAGTCCTCGGGAAGTGCGGCAAGGTCGATGGTCACGGAAGTCCCTTCGGGGGTGGTGGAGTTGGTCACTTGACGGCTCCGGCCGTCAGCCCGGCGACCAGATAGCGCTGGAGCAGCAGGAACCCGGCGACCACCGGGACGCTGACCACGAGCGACGCGGCCATGATCTGGTTCCAGTACACGTTGTTGAGCGTGGAGTAGCCCTGGAGCCCGACGGCGAGTGTGCGCGTGGTGTCGTTGGTCATCACCGACGCGAACAGCACCTCGCCCCAGGCGGTCATGAAGGCGTAGACGGCGACGGCGACGATGCCGGGGATCGCGGCCGGCACGACGACCCTGAACAGCGCGCCCAGCGGGCCGCAGCCGTCCACCAGCGCCGCCTCGTCCAGGTCGCGCGGCACCGAGTCGAAGTACCCGATCAGCATCCAGATCGAGAACGGCAGCGAGAAGGTGAGATACGTCAGGATCAGGCCGCCGCGCGAGCCGAACAGGGCGATGCCCGTCGCGTTGCCGATGTTGACGTAGATGAGGAACAGCGGGAGCAGGAAGAGGATGCCGGGGAACATCTGCGTGGACAGCACGGTGACCGTGAAGGTCCGCTTGCCCCGGAACTCGTAACGGCTGACGGCGTACGCCGCGAAGACGGCGATGACCACCGAGCAGACCGTCGCCGCGCCGGCCACGATCAGCGAGTTGACGAAGTACCTGGCCAGCGGGACCGTCGACCAGATGTCGATGTACGGGCGGATGGTCAGACCGCTCGGCACCCAGCGGAACTTGCCCGAGACGTCCGCGAGCGGCTTCAGGGAACTGGAGACCATCACGTAGACCGGCACCAGGACGAAGCCCGTGAGCAGCGTCAGGAAGATTCGCCGGGACCAGAGGAAGGAGCGCGGCGGAGCCATCGGCGAGCGGTGTGCCTGCGCGGTGCTAGACATCGGCGGTCTTCCTTCCCCGGGAGGTCAGCAGCAGGTAGGCACCGGTCACCACGAGCAGGAAGAGCAGCAGCAGGACCGACATGGCGGACCCGGTGCCGAAGTTCCAGGTGACGAAGGACGCCTGGTAGATGTGGACCGAGATGAGATCCGCGGACTCCGGGGCCGTCCTGCCGAACAGGACGAACGGTGTGTTGAAGTCGTTGAACGTCCACAGGAACAGCACCAGGATCAGGACCTGGTTGACCGCCCGCAGCGACGGCAGGGTGATGCGGCGCAGCTGCTGCCACAGGCCCGCGCCGTCGAGGGCGGCCGCCTCGTACAGCTCGCCCGGGATGTTCTGCAGACCGGCCATGATGATCAGGAAGGCGAACGGCCAGCCCTTCCAGACGGAGACGACGAGCAGCGCGTAGAAGCTGTTGTCGCCGATGAGCCAGAAGGACGGCTTGTCGGTGAGGTGCAGCTGGTCGTGCAGCACGTGGTTCACCAGGCCGTTGTCGTGCTGGAACATGAACACCCAGGTGATCACCGCCGCGTACACCGGAAGGGCGTACGGGACGAGGAACAGCGCGCGCAGCAGGCCGCGCCCGCGGAAGGTGTCCTGCATGTAGATCGCGGCCGCGGTGCCGATCAGCCAGCACAGGCCGACCGAGAGCAGGGTGAAGCCGACCGTGACCATGAACGAGTGGAGCAGCGCCTTGCCGACGGGCGCGCTGAAGTCCACCGAGACCTTGTAGTTGTCGAGGCCGGACCAGGGCGCGGTGCCCCAGTCGCGGATGTAGAACTGGGTGAGCTCCTTGAAGCTCATCACGATGCCGATCACCATCGGCACCAGGTGGACCAGGAGTTCGAGGAGCAGGGCGGGCAGGAGCAGCAGGTACGGCAGTCCGATGCGGCGGATCCGCCCGGTGCGGCGCGGGCCGCGCGCCGCACCGGGGGAGTCCTTGCGCACCGTCCGCTCGCCGGAGTCGGCGGAGGCGGCGGTCGTGGTGGTCATGAGGGTGTCCGCACTCACTTCTTCGGCATCTGCTGCTGGGCCTTCTCGAGCTCGGCCTTCACCGAGGCCGTGGTGACCGGGTGTCCCGCGGCCGCGGCCGCGAACAGCTCCTTCACGGCGGTGCCGACCGCCGTCTCGAACTGGGACTCGTCGGCGACCTGCGGAAGCGCGGCCGCGCTCTTGGCCAGGGTGTCCTTGAGGACCGAGTTCGAGGGGGTGTTGAAGGCGGCGTCGCCCTGGGCGGTCTTGACCGGCGGGATCGAGCTGTACGCCGTGTTGAGGATCTTCTGCTCCGCGTCGCTGGTCATGAACTTCACGAACTTGGCGGCGCCGTCGAGGTTCTTGGAGTTCTTGAAGACGGCGAGGTTGATGCCGGCGACCATCGAGTTGACGTTCGTGCCCGTGCCGGGGGTGCCGGACTGCACGGGGACCGGCGCGATGCCGTACGCGTCCTCGCTCATGCCCTGCGACTTGAGGTTGGCGGACGCGGACTGCCACAGCAGCATGGCGTTCTTGCCCTTGGCGAAGTCGCTGACGGACTGGTTCTGCGCGTACTCGGCGTTGCCCGGCGCGATGATCTTGTCCTTCGCCATCAGCCCGACGTACTGCTGGACCGCCGCGACCACGCCGTCGTTGGTGAAGTCGGCCTTGCCGTCGGCGGTGAAGAAGTCGGCCCCGTGCTGCTTCGCGAAGACGAAGACGTGGTGGATGTTCTCCGACACGTTCGAGCCTTCGGCGCCCAGGCCCCACTTGCCGCCCTTGGACAGCTTCTTGCCGTCGGCGACCAGTTCGTCCCAGGTGGCCGGCGGCTTCGCGATGCCGGCGTCGGCGAACGACTTCTTGTTGTAGTAGAGCGCGTACGCCATCGAGTACAGCGGCACCGCGGCCGGGTCCTTGCCCTCGGCCCCCGTCGAGCCGAGCGCCGAGTCGACGAAGCGGTCCTTGCCGCCGATCTTGGCGAAGTTCTTCGCGTCCCACGGCAGCAGCGCACCGGTGGCCTGCAGGGAGGCGCTCCAGGTGTTGCCGATGTTGAGGACGTCGGGGCCCTGCCCCGAGGTGGTCGCGGTGAGGATGCGGTTCAGCAGGTCGGACCAGGGCACGACCTCGACCTTGACCTTGATCCCGCTCTGCTTCTCGAACTTGTCGAGCTCGGGCTGGAGCACCTTCTTGTCGATCTCGATGCTGGCGCCCTGGTTCGAGGCCCAGTACGTGAGCGTTTTCGGCGAGTCGTTGGACCCACCGTTCGACGAGCCGCCGCCACAGGCGGTCGCGGCGGTCAGCAGGGAGATGGTGACCGCACCGGCGGCCGCGGCTCGGATTCTGCGCATGGCTGCGTATGTCCCTTTCCCGGAGGGAGCCGAGAGGGCCGAGTCCGTTCACTTCCCGAACGACCCTCATGGCTTAATTTAGGACGTGAGTTAAGACCCGGAAGAAAGTCGCGTCAAGGGATCGCGCAGCTGTATCTTGCAGGTCGGGGCAGGCCGGAAGGGATTCACATGGCGGGGCGCAACGGTCGGACAGTGCGTGACCTGCGGCGGGGCAATCGCACCGCCGTACTGCAACGTTTGTATTTCGACGGCCCGATGAGCCGTTACGAACTGGGCCCGGCCACCGGGCTGAGTTCCGGTTCCGTCAGCAACGTGGTCGCCGAGCTCGTCGCCGACGGACTGGTGGAGGAGGCCGGAAGCGTCGAGTCCGACGGCGGACGGCCCCGCACCCTGCTGCGGGTGGCGCCCGGCAGCGGCCACATGATCGGCGTCGATGTCGGCGAGACCCGCGTCCGCGTCGAGCTTTTCGACCTGACCCTCACCGAACTGGCCCGGACCGAGCGGCGGTTGGAGCGCCAGGGGTACGAGGTCGACCGGCCCTCGCAGCGTCGGGAGTACGACGTCGACGTCATCGTCCGGCACATCCGCGACGGCATCGCCGAGGTGCTCGCCGAGGCGCGGATCGATCCGGAGCAGCTCCTCGGCGTCGGCATCGGAGTCCCCGGCATCGTGGCCCGCACCCCCGAGCGCGGCGCGGTGGTGCACGGCCAGACGATCGGCTGGGACGCCGTCCCGCTGGAGTCCCTGCTCCGTTCGACCTGCCGACTCCCCGACACCGTCCCGTACTTCGCGGACAACGGCGCCCGGACCCTCGGACAGGCCGAGATGTGGTTCGGCGCCGGACGCGGCGCGCGGAACGCGGTCGTCGTCCTCTTCGGCTCCGGCGTCGGCGCCTGTCTGGTCACGGAGGACGTGGAGAACGGCCGGTCCGTCGAATGGGGGCACCTGACCGTACGGGTCAGGGGGCGCCGTTGCCGTTGCGGCTCCCTGGGCTGTCTGGAGGCGTACGCCGGCGCGGAGGCGCTGCTCGACCGCTGGCGCGAGGAGGGCGGACGGCCGCCGGAGGGCACCGACGAGGAGACCGCGCTCACCGCGATGCTCGCGGCCGCCTACCCCGACGGGGACGCCGAGCACGACCCGGTGGCGCTCTCCGTTCTCGAGGAGACCGCCGAGTACCTGGGCGCGGGCCTGTCCGACCTGATCAACCTGTTCCAGCCCGAGCGCATCCTCATCGGTGGCTGGGCCGGACTCCAGCTCGGCACCCGCTTCCTGCCCGCCGTACGCCGGTACGCCACCTCGTACGCCCTGCGCTATCCCGCCCAGCGGGTGTCCATCGACCTCGGCCGGCTCGGACCGGACGCGGTGACCGTGGGCGCCGCGATCCTTCCTCTGGCCGACTTCTTCGCCCGGGGCGGGAGGCGTGCCGAGCCGGTGAACGAAGGGCCTTCCCCGGCCTGGCGGACCGCCCTGGAGGAGCGGGCGCCGCACTGACGCAGCAGCGTGCGCCTCGCACCGGCTCACCGGCCGACCGACACGCCGGGCCCGCGCGTCCGACGCACCGGCCCACGCGTCGCCATGACGTCCGGGGTAATCGACCCGGCACCCGTCTCCCGGAACCCTGAAGGACGTACCCGGACGCACCCCGCGTCGTGACCGGATCCCGGGAGGATTCCCATGCCGTACTTCCAGAGCCCCGTCGATGGCACCCGGCTGCACTTCGTGGACTACGGACCGGCCGAGGGCCCGGTGATCGTGTTCGTCAACGGCTCCTACTTCGGCACCGGGATGTGGGAGTTCCAGACGCTCCCGCTCGCCGACGAGGGATTCCGCTGCGTCGGTCTCGACCGGCGGGGCCACGGCCGGTCGGACGACGTGTGGGGCGGCTTCGACCTCGACAGCCTGGCCGACGACGTCGACGGTCTGCTGCGCCACCTCGACCTGCGGGACGTGACCCTGGTCGGACACTCGGTCGGGGCCGCGGAGGTCGTGCGCTGCCTCACCCGGCACCGTGGCGCACGCGTGTCCAGGGCGGCGCTGGTGGGAGGCGTGGTACCGGGCGTCGTGCGCACCGCGGATCATGCGGCGGGTGTCGATCCGGCGGTCGTCCGGGCCGGCAACGAGACCGTGCGCCGCGACCCGGCGGCCTTCTTCGCGCAGGGAGCCGACGCCTTCTTCGCCCTCGGTCTGCCGGGCAACGACCTCTCCCCGGAGTACGTCCGCAGCGCGGTCGACCGGTGCCACGGAGCGACCGCGCGCGCCGGGGCGGCCCTCAGGGAGCTGGTCGCCACCCTGGACCTCGCTCCCGAGCTGCCGAAGATCGATCTTCCGGTGCTCGTCGTGCACGGCACCCACGACACGTCCGCGCCGCTCGCCCCGACCGGCCGCCGCGCGGCGGAACTGCTGCCCGACAGCACGCTCAAGGTCTACGAGAACGCGGGCCACGGCCTCTACGCCACCCACGCGGATCTGCTCACCGCGGATCTCCGGGAGTTCGCGGGTCAGCGCCGGAGCGCGTGAGCCGCGCTCCGGCCGACGAGTGACTTCGGTTGACCGGAGTCAGCGGTCGACCGAAGAGCCACCGGTCTCGGCTTCCCCCGTTCGGGCGGGTCGGCGTGCGGGCCGACCCCCACTGCGGCGGACCCGAACCGGGGCCGACCCGAGGTCGGGTCACGCGAACGCGTTCACCCCGGTCAGCTCCGCCGACAGCTCCCACAGCCGCGCGGCCTGGTCGGGGTCGATCGCGTACTCCCGTACGCCGGTCCGCTCGCCGTCCGCGGCAGTGACCTCGGCGATGTCGCAGTCCTCGCAGTACACCCCGCCCAGACCGGCCAGTTGCGGCGAGGTCGCGGCCCACACCTGGGTCGCGGCGCCCTGGGCGGGCGACTTGAAGGCGTCCGGGTTCAGCGGCACGCCGTTCTCGTCGATCCACCCGCGCTCCATCATCTCCTCCTTGGCGAGGTGACGCTGGAGCGGCGTGAGGATGCCGCCGGGGTGGAGGGCGAAGGCGCGCACGCCGGAGTCCCGGCCGAGCCGGTCGAGTTGGACGGCGAACAGGACGTTCGCGGTCTTCGCCTGCCCATACGCCTCCCACTTGTCGTAGCCGGTGCGCCAGTGCACGTCGTCCCAGCGGATGCCCGAGTTGTGGTGGCCGGTGGAGGACACGGAGACGACCCGCGCGCCGCCGGGCTCGATCGCGGGCCAGAGCCGGTTGACGAGCGCGAAGTGGCCGAGGTGGTTGGTGGCGAACTGGGCTTCCCAGCCGGGCCCGACCCGGGTCTCCGGGCAAGCCATGATCCCGGCGTTGTCGATCACGATGTCGATGGTCCGGCCGGAGGCGAGGAACCGTTCGGCGAAGGCGCGGACGCTGTCGAGGTCGCCGAGGTCGAGCTCGTCCACTTCGACACCGTCGATGCCCGCCACCGCTTCCCGGGCCACGTCGGGGCGCCGCGCGGGGACGACGACGTGGGCGCCGGCCCCGGTGAGCGCGCGCGTCGTCTCCAGGCCGAGTCCCGAGTATCCGCCGGTGACGATCGCGAGCTTCCCGGAGAGGTCGATGCCCTGGAGGACGTCGTCGGCGGTGCTGCGGGCGCCGAACCCCGAGCCGATCTTGTGCTGTGCAGTGGTCATGCGACGACGTTACGGATTGGAGAGCACTCGAAGTCAACCGCGCGCCGGTCGGCCGCGGGCAGGAGAAAGGCCCCGACCGGACGGGGGAATCGCGGTCGGGGCCGTCTGTGGTGGGCACGGATGGCGGTCGCCTCTCGGCGAAAGGCTCCACAGGGCATCAGCCGAACGATCGTCCCTGTGGGCGAGGGTTGAGGCCCGGGGACACTGTTCCCTCCATACCCACGGTTGGTTCAACGGGGAACTACCGGCGGGTGTTCCCCCGGGACCAGGGGGAAGCGGTGATGTGGGTCACCCCGGACGTGAGGCGGAGAGGACCAGCCGCGGTGGCCGCCCGGCGGTGTGGCCCGCGCCCCACGACCACCGCCCTCAGGGCCCTGTCGTGCGCGACGGAGGCGTCCTGTCGCGGGTCCAGGCCAGCAGCTCGTCCGCGGTCCAGGTGGTGATCACCCGCTCGGCGGGCACCCCGCACTCCTCCGCCCGCGCGCAGCCGTGGATCTGCCAGTCGAGCTGACCGGGGGCGTGCGC
This window encodes:
- a CDS encoding DUF3152 domain-containing protein; its protein translation is MHSARELESAPPTDIDAAPRRGGRQNRSSHRRGRPHRRGLSCLVGVLLAAGLLGSATFLLDSGRSDASSDASSGTPRPRSTVRVTPTPTPTPSLSPTPSPTPTSTQIDVPSTGTGTFVAAHATGAKVGHGTRPLRYVVEVEGGIGISPTRAANEIAGILAAPRGWTRNEGFAFQLVSAGESYDLKVRIATPGTADALCWAGIHQDTGGEYNCEIPGGVVVNLRRWVRGSPTFDGPIHDYRALIVNHEMGHFLGYSHMTCAGPGQPAPVMMQQIKGLHGCVANAWPYDRKGRFVSGPHVL
- a CDS encoding response regulator transcription factor — encoded protein: MPRVLLVEDDPDVRKAVQLALRHQGHDVFAAGTGEEGLEQLRPFHPDVVVLDLMLPGISGLDVCRRIRDRDQVPIIMVTAKGDDIDVVVGLEAGADDYVVKPVQARVLDARIRAVLRRQDASVSDAVRPRAEAHGELVIDRAGLLVTHRGERVPLAPSELRLLLTLSASPGQVFSRQQLLEAVWEHSYHGDIRLVDACVKRLRGKLGELGGDPRYVQTVRGFGYRFGSS
- a CDS encoding nuclear transport factor 2 family protein gives rise to the protein MSNQSGTVPESRADVVRGLYDALSKGDVPGVLAKLDPEVIVDEPIQLPYGGVHRGREAFVRSVLGAMAAHADIAITAAEVFEGPTGVVGTLTGTLTAHTTGEEFPLTMVEIHQVENGTVRRIDVYTKNPHELAAFYARAEAGTG
- a CDS encoding GH1 family beta-glucosidase: MTIDLAALPEDFLWGTATSAYQIEGAVTEDGRSPSIWDTFSHTPGKIDNGDDGDLACDHYHRWREDIALMRQLGTNAYRLSVAWPRVVPGGDGQVNTKGLDFYDSLIDGLLEAGITPSVTLYHWDLPQVLQDRGGWPARETALHFASYAAVVAERLGDRVKHWTTLNEPLCSAWIGHLEGRMAPGLADITAAVPASYHLLLGHGLATQAIRAAVPDAQVGIVNNLASVEAATDRPEDVAAAHRLDGHTNRWWLDPVHGRGFPADMRELYGVELPEQPGDLETIAAPLDWLGLNYYFPSSVADDPTGPIPRVRTLRRPGVPRTAMDWEVEASGIERLLHRLTDDYGARKLYVTENGSAYPDVVRPDGTVDDPERTDYLERHLAACASAARKGVPLAGYFAWSLLDNFEWAYGYDKRFGLVHVDYKTQKRTVKGSGHRYADIIRQYGERGRNAA
- a CDS encoding helix-turn-helix domain-containing protein; the encoded protein is MDNRDAVSAFLRSRRDRITPEQAGLPTYGQRRVPGLRRGEIAALAGVSVEYYTRLERGNLRGVSDGVLDAIAHALRLDDTERMYLYDLARAAGPVSGARARQRTARPTVRPSVARMVEGMPELPAYVMNDRLDTLAANPLGRALYSEMYADPACGGNVARFAFLNPAARRFYTDWERMARFAVGALRVEAGRKPYDRELTNLIGELSTRSDTFRVLWGSHDVHVFRDSTKRLNHPLVGDLELDQETLSLPDESGLSVVVYSSPPGTPAADGLKLLATWSATTGQEQDPPSTVVTPRGEGLG
- a CDS encoding carbohydrate ABC transporter permease, whose protein sequence is MAPPRSFLWSRRIFLTLLTGFVLVPVYVMVSSSLKPLADVSGKFRWVPSGLTIRPYIDIWSTVPLARYFVNSLIVAGAATVCSVVIAVFAAYAVSRYEFRGKRTFTVTVLSTQMFPGILFLLPLFLIYVNIGNATGIALFGSRGGLILTYLTFSLPFSIWMLIGYFDSVPRDLDEAALVDGCGPLGALFRVVVPAAIPGIVAVAVYAFMTAWGEVLFASVMTNDTTRTLAVGLQGYSTLNNVYWNQIMAASLVVSVPVVAGFLLLQRYLVAGLTAGAVK
- a CDS encoding enoyl-CoA hydratase-related protein, which gives rise to MIVAVNGLAYGGGCEITEAAPPVIAAEHATFAKSEISLGFPPPFGGSQRLPRHIGRKRALEMILTGDPVSATWAERTGLVNAVVPAGELLVTARNLARRITRHAPTAVAACLRAVTRGVNLPIDEGLALEAVCFAATVPSEGVRTGLRRFPDPTADVRWLRREVRCSSEPADVRVRTSTRPAPGAGDRVRRPREGDAPSGGRRVPCYAALRPRSPYWRMMSAYRCPLPFTVRFCVL